The Pleurodeles waltl isolate 20211129_DDA chromosome 6, aPleWal1.hap1.20221129, whole genome shotgun sequence genome has a segment encoding these proteins:
- the MRPL52 gene encoding large ribosomal subunit protein mL52 — MAAAVAARLGFRVSGTLSARTVHCSAANQAGQEWRIKHGLPAGGTEYGPLTDLPDWSFVDGRPAPPWKGQMRRKLAREEFARRVVMLSEEVDRGMHTWEQKQQQLLAKEEEKRKHLLKPKGALLRNKRPQ; from the exons GCTTCAGGGTCAGTGGGACACTGTCAGCACGAACTGTTCATTGCAGTGCTGCGAACCAGGCTGGGCAAGAATGGAGAATAAA ACACGGCCTACCTGCTGGTGGCACAGAATATGGACCCCTCACAGATCTTCCTGATTGGTCCTTTGTAG ATGGGAGGCCAGCTCCACCATGGAAAGGACAGATGCGCCGAAAATTGGCGCGGGAGGAATTTGCT CGTCGTGTAGTAATGTTAAGTGAGGAAGTTGACAGAGGAATGCACACCTGGGAACAGAAGCAGCAACAGCTGTTGGCGAAAGAGGAGGAGAAGCGGAAACATCTTTTGAAGCCAAAAGGAGCCCTTTTGCGTAATAAAAGACCACAATAA